The Leptospira kmetyi serovar Malaysia str. Bejo-Iso9 genome includes a window with the following:
- a CDS encoding indolepyruvate ferredoxin oxidoreductase subunit alpha — protein sequence MAYVVTEPCRHCKYTYCAAVCPVEAFREGTDCLYIDPEVCIDCNKCRPECPVEAIYPDYEVPSIWRRWTTENAVKSKHSPVILDVKIPLKKEGCVDPNF from the coding sequence ATGGCTTACGTAGTAACGGAACCCTGCAGGCACTGTAAATACACTTACTGTGCCGCCGTCTGTCCGGTGGAAGCCTTCCGAGAAGGAACCGATTGTCTTTATATCGATCCGGAGGTTTGTATCGATTGCAACAAGTGCAGACCCGAATGTCCGGTCGAAGCGATTTACCCCGACTACGAGGTTCCTTCGATTTGGCGTCGCTGGACGACGGAGAATGCTGTGAAATCGAAACATTCTCCCGTGATTTTGGACGTGAAGATTCCCTTAAAAAAAGAGGGATGTGTCGATCCAAATTTTTGA
- a CDS encoding acyl-CoA thioesterase: MKTEEWKEIKKGHLTQIGVRWDELDPNNHVNNKNFQGYLDEARMRAMRDWGFSMETLKKQGWGPVILSIGLEFKKEIGYPETITIQSDLFLKSPTRAVFEQRILCQNETLSCNASTDWVILNLNSKRPAKFLEAIGLGQFV, translated from the coding sequence ATGAAAACGGAAGAATGGAAGGAGATCAAGAAAGGTCATTTGACCCAAATCGGAGTTCGCTGGGATGAACTCGATCCGAACAACCACGTAAACAATAAAAATTTTCAAGGTTATCTGGACGAAGCTCGTATGAGAGCGATGCGCGATTGGGGATTCTCCATGGAAACGTTAAAGAAACAAGGTTGGGGTCCGGTCATTCTTTCGATCGGACTCGAATTCAAAAAGGAAATCGGTTATCCCGAAACGATTACGATCCAATCCGATCTTTTTTTAAAAAGCCCTACCCGCGCGGTTTTTGAACAAAGAATTCTCTGCCAAAACGAAACTCTTTCCTGCAACGCGAGTACGGATTGGGTGATTCTCAACTTAAACTCGAAAAGACCCGCAAAATTTTTGGAAGCGATCGGACTCGGACAATTCGTTTAA
- a CDS encoding LB099 family protein: MEIYEKEKRKLLSASTPEQYIELSIKSKLTGPKKSSITSEWLTSTGYTIDDIKYARNRHPFWRKKRNQGSYERNSKRLEQHNYYRTDQKIVWDKDKLGKFFDLNSKGLTDHELARSFKTSIPAVNHIRRKFRFASQLLELDRQKPAKGGILKLCSHSESVLKRLIREKEGK; encoded by the coding sequence ATGGAAATCTACGAAAAAGAAAAACGGAAACTACTTTCAGCATCGACACCGGAGCAGTACATCGAGTTATCGATTAAATCGAAACTGACCGGCCCTAAAAAATCAAGTATCACTTCGGAATGGTTAACGTCCACCGGGTATACGATTGATGATATCAAGTATGCGCGTAACCGACATCCCTTCTGGAGAAAGAAGAGAAACCAAGGTTCATACGAGCGCAACAGCAAACGTCTGGAACAACACAATTATTACCGAACGGATCAGAAAATCGTTTGGGATAAAGACAAGCTCGGCAAGTTCTTCGACCTCAACTCGAAAGGTCTAACGGACCATGAGTTGGCGAGAAGTTTCAAAACTTCGATTCCGGCTGTGAATCATATCCGTAGAAAGTTCCGATTTGCTTCTCAACTTTTGGAACTCGACAGACAAAAACCGGCAAAGGGCGGAATTTTGAAACTCTGTTCCCACAGTGAATCGGTCTTAAAGAGATTGATCCGGGAGAAGGAAGGGAAATAA
- a CDS encoding ArsR/SmtB family transcription factor, with product METLEAKIYSGIGPKQILSALKALSDETRVRILHILSLSPLNVQEITEVLRMGQSRVSRHLKILTDAGFLIPEREGSWVYYRIPEEKKSPDFSSEVTDLLLAYKEDLPFRAEDQVQISEILSRRDQKNTFYFNNVAQDWESIQKDVLDPAIYRKKILSYLPDSSSVIYDLGCGPGGLIPYLLTKSDQVIGVDSSPKMVEEAQVAFAGNAHVSLIHSPLENVASSSTMKADAVVASMVLHHLSNPPAVIREIYKILKPGGTFCLVDLKKHNQEFMRDNFSDLWLGFDYSLLQDWLELSGFRVSAHEEFDTGNVFKILIIQATKKED from the coding sequence GTGGAAACCTTAGAGGCGAAAATCTATTCGGGCATTGGTCCGAAACAAATTCTTTCCGCCCTCAAAGCGCTTTCCGACGAAACGAGAGTTCGGATTCTCCACATTCTTTCCTTATCCCCTTTGAACGTACAAGAAATTACGGAAGTTTTGAGAATGGGCCAATCTCGGGTTTCCCGACATCTCAAAATTTTAACCGACGCGGGGTTCTTGATCCCCGAGCGCGAAGGTTCTTGGGTTTATTACCGAATTCCGGAGGAAAAGAAAAGTCCCGATTTTTCTTCAGAGGTCACCGATCTTCTTTTGGCGTATAAAGAGGACCTTCCGTTTCGAGCCGAGGATCAAGTTCAGATTTCGGAAATTCTTTCCAGAAGAGATCAGAAAAACACATTCTATTTTAATAATGTAGCACAGGATTGGGAATCGATTCAAAAGGACGTTTTGGATCCGGCGATCTATCGTAAAAAAATTCTTTCCTATTTGCCGGATTCTTCTTCGGTGATTTACGACTTGGGTTGCGGGCCCGGCGGTTTGATTCCGTATTTATTGACCAAGTCCGATCAGGTGATCGGCGTGGATTCTTCCCCGAAAATGGTGGAAGAGGCTCAGGTTGCGTTCGCCGGAAACGCGCACGTTTCTTTGATCCATTCTCCGTTGGAGAATGTGGCCTCTTCGTCTACGATGAAAGCGGACGCAGTGGTCGCGTCGATGGTACTCCATCACCTTTCCAATCCTCCGGCGGTGATTCGCGAAATTTATAAAATTCTAAAGCCCGGCGGAACCTTCTGCCTCGTCGATTTGAAAAAACACAACCAAGAGTTTATGAGGGATAACTTTTCGGATCTTTGGTTGGGTTTCGATTATTCCCTGTTACAGGATTGGTTGGAACTTTCCGGTTTTAGAGTCAGCGCCCACGAAGAATTCGATACGGGCAACGTTTTCAAAATTTTGATCATTCAAGCAACGAAAAAGGAGGACTAG
- the ahcY gene encoding adenosylhomocysteinase: MSATTQEKGLSYKVKDLSQAEWGRQEIILAEKEMPGLMAIRQEYKGKKPLAGARIAGSLHMTIQTAVLIETLTELGAEVRWSSCNIFSTQDHAAAAIAKAGIPVFAWKGETEEEYWWCIEQTIFFGDKGPNMILDDGGDLTAYIHEKYPQLLSEIRGISEETTTGVKSLYKLLKKGELKVPAFNVNDSVTKSKFDNLYGCRESLADGIKRATDVMLAGKVALVCGFGDVGKGSAASLRNFGSRVIVTEIDPICALQASMEGYQVLRVEDIIEQVDIVVTATGNDDIITLEHMKAMKDGAILCNIGHFDTEIQMSRLNGEKGVTKKEIKPQVDKYTFPDGKSIIVLAEGRLVNLGCATGHPSFVMSCSFTNQVLAQIELYNNKYELGVYTLPKHLDEKVAALHLEQLGVRLTKLNQKQADYLGVPVEGPFKPDHYRY; the protein is encoded by the coding sequence ATGTCCGCAACAACACAAGAAAAGGGCTTAAGCTATAAAGTAAAAGATCTCTCCCAAGCAGAATGGGGAAGACAAGAGATCATCCTGGCGGAAAAAGAAATGCCGGGTCTTATGGCGATAAGACAGGAATACAAAGGTAAAAAACCTTTAGCGGGAGCAAGAATCGCAGGATCTCTTCACATGACGATCCAAACTGCGGTTCTGATCGAGACCCTGACGGAATTGGGAGCGGAAGTTAGATGGTCTTCTTGCAATATCTTTTCGACTCAGGATCATGCGGCTGCGGCGATCGCTAAGGCTGGAATTCCGGTTTTCGCATGGAAAGGCGAAACGGAAGAAGAATACTGGTGGTGTATCGAACAGACCATTTTCTTCGGAGATAAAGGACCGAACATGATCCTGGACGACGGAGGAGATCTTACCGCTTACATTCACGAAAAATATCCTCAATTGTTAAGCGAAATCCGCGGTATCTCCGAAGAGACGACCACGGGCGTTAAGAGTCTTTACAAACTTCTCAAAAAGGGAGAATTGAAGGTTCCCGCTTTCAACGTAAACGATTCCGTAACAAAATCCAAATTCGACAACCTCTACGGTTGCCGCGAATCCCTCGCGGACGGAATCAAAAGAGCGACCGACGTTATGCTCGCCGGTAAAGTGGCTCTCGTTTGCGGTTTCGGGGACGTGGGTAAAGGTTCCGCGGCTTCTCTTAGAAACTTCGGTTCTAGAGTGATCGTAACCGAAATCGATCCGATCTGCGCTCTTCAAGCTTCTATGGAAGGTTATCAAGTTCTTCGCGTGGAAGACATCATCGAACAAGTCGACATCGTTGTAACCGCAACCGGTAACGACGACATCATCACTCTCGAACACATGAAAGCGATGAAAGACGGAGCGATTCTTTGTAACATCGGACACTTCGATACGGAAATCCAAATGTCCAGATTGAACGGAGAAAAAGGCGTAACTAAAAAGGAAATCAAACCTCAAGTGGACAAATACACTTTCCCGGACGGTAAATCCATCATCGTTCTCGCGGAAGGTCGTCTTGTAAACCTGGGTTGTGCGACCGGTCACCCTTCTTTCGTGATGTCTTGTTCTTTCACGAATCAGGTGTTGGCTCAGATCGAACTTTACAACAACAAATACGAGTTGGGAGTTTACACTCTTCCGAAACATTTGGACGAGAAGGTTGCGGCTCTTCACCTCGAACAGTTGGGAGTTCGTTTAACAAAACTGAACCAAAAACAAGCGGACTATTTGGGAGTTCCCGTAGAAGGACCTTTCAAACCGGATCATTACAGATATTGA
- a CDS encoding TetR/AcrR family transcriptional regulator, which produces MKISQKESETKRKTILEAGIRLVRLYGPDGIGIQEIADEAKIPKGSFYNYFPSKDQFLIEALEEYTENAVLWNEKTIEAGGRGFSSLTYLYEQKILLEKELLQDGLSCLINVLAQHSSSKRTELRSRLKVSLDRISNEILNSIQVNRNENDKRKDGGLGSNENILHHIQFLESSWRGAMLLARATGEVSYLERFRSSISGNGFF; this is translated from the coding sequence ATGAAAATTTCCCAAAAAGAATCAGAAACCAAACGAAAAACAATCCTCGAAGCCGGAATCCGATTGGTCCGACTTTATGGCCCCGACGGAATCGGAATCCAAGAAATCGCGGATGAGGCCAAAATCCCCAAAGGTTCTTTTTACAACTACTTCCCATCCAAGGATCAATTCTTAATCGAAGCGCTGGAAGAATACACAGAGAACGCGGTTCTCTGGAACGAAAAAACGATCGAAGCCGGTGGAAGAGGATTTTCATCCCTAACCTATCTCTATGAACAAAAGATTCTTTTGGAAAAGGAGCTCCTACAAGACGGACTTTCCTGTTTGATCAACGTGCTGGCACAACATTCCTCCTCGAAACGAACGGAACTGAGAAGTCGATTGAAGGTTTCTTTGGATCGAATCTCGAATGAAATTCTGAATTCTATTCAAGTGAACCGAAACGAGAACGACAAACGGAAAGACGGCGGCCTCGGATCGAACGAAAACATTCTTCATCACATTCAATTTTTGGAATCTTCTTGGAGAGGCGCGATGTTACTCGCAAGAGCGACGGGAGAAGTCTCGTATTTGGAACGGTTTCGTTCCTCGATTTCTGGAAACGGATTTTTTTAA
- a CDS encoding LEA type 2 family protein, giving the protein MKSKITLLVFFFLLPILSGCAELQTLKGKIKTPEISFEKVEIAEITLEDIKLIIQTEVKNPYPIDLPASSLNLDVKIEGTQFSKVQLKLDAVQGSSKKPLPIEVKLKYSDLAALYKKVPGKKELLIRVEGEAALPIPEKYAMIAGTDSLKFPFQDERLIPAVLPNIEIRNFKIIKPDVAKITESANSEELAKKAVSFLDALLSPKNKKSPGSALNAGLDALDISIDTQFELVLNNKAASDLQFQDLNFELFLENDKFLTGSPVNITNNGKESILTIRTSFPLKSVSNSIANAVTKRSSSFRLTGKAAVVCPGVSSDPIGFGFMKEGNFRW; this is encoded by the coding sequence TTGAAATCAAAAATAACCCTTCTCGTATTCTTCTTTCTTTTGCCGATTCTAAGCGGTTGTGCGGAACTGCAGACGTTAAAAGGAAAGATCAAAACCCCCGAAATTTCCTTTGAAAAAGTGGAAATCGCCGAAATCACTCTCGAAGATATCAAACTCATCATTCAAACCGAAGTTAAAAATCCGTATCCGATCGATCTTCCCGCTTCCAGTTTGAATTTGGACGTTAAGATCGAAGGAACTCAATTCAGCAAAGTGCAACTGAAGTTGGACGCCGTGCAAGGTTCCTCCAAAAAACCGCTTCCGATCGAAGTAAAATTGAAATACTCGGATCTTGCGGCCTTGTATAAAAAGGTTCCTGGCAAAAAAGAACTTCTCATTCGTGTAGAAGGGGAAGCCGCTCTTCCGATTCCGGAGAAATATGCGATGATCGCGGGTACCGATTCCTTAAAGTTCCCGTTCCAGGATGAAAGATTGATTCCTGCGGTTCTTCCGAACATCGAAATCAGAAACTTTAAGATCATCAAACCGGACGTTGCAAAGATTACGGAATCCGCAAATAGCGAAGAACTGGCTAAGAAAGCCGTTTCGTTTTTGGACGCTCTTCTTTCACCTAAGAATAAAAAGTCGCCGGGTTCGGCTTTGAACGCCGGATTGGACGCTCTGGATATTTCCATAGACACTCAGTTCGAACTCGTCTTAAACAACAAGGCTGCTTCCGATTTACAATTCCAAGATTTGAATTTCGAACTCTTTCTTGAAAACGATAAGTTCTTAACGGGTTCTCCCGTGAACATTACGAATAACGGTAAGGAATCCATTCTTACGATTCGTACAAGCTTTCCTTTGAAGTCGGTTTCGAACTCGATAGCAAACGCGGTTACTAAACGGAGTTCTTCTTTTCGTTTAACGGGTAAAGCCGCAGTTGTATGTCCGGGAGTTTCAAGTGATCCGATCGGCTTTGGTTTTATGAAAGAAGGAAACTTTCGCTGGTAA
- the metH gene encoding methionine synthase, whose protein sequence is MTYKVQNYTNPAAKGILSLIEKQILVIDGAMGTMIQRFSLQEEDFRGEILKNHAHPLKGNNELLCLTRPDVVEAIHLKFLEAGANILETNTFSSNQISQGDYKTEFLVADLNKAAVVCARNAIEKFKKTNPNQPCFVAGAIGPTTKTATLSPDVNNPAFRAVTFDDLVATFYEQVRALVEAGVDLLLPETNIDTLNLKAAIYAIEQVFEDLNVRIPVSLSVTITDASGRTLSGQTVEAFYNSIAHCNPLSVGINCALGADEMRPYIEELARVSSCYISCYPNAGLPNAFGGYDQTPEEFGKYIQEFASSGWLNIAGGCCGTTPEHIAEAAKSVRGKKPRILPRIEELTRLSGLEPLNVTPDKGFLLVGERTNVTGSPKFKKLIIEGNFEEAVSVALQQVEAGANIIDINFDEALLDGEASMRHFLNLIAGEPDIAKVPFMIDSSKWSVLEEGLKCIQGKPIVNSISLKEGEEKFLEYAKKIQRYGASAIVMAFDEQGQAATKDDKVRICKRAYDLLVTKANFSPTDIIFDPNILTVATGIEEHNNYAMDFIEAVREIKKVCPGAKISGGLSNVSFSFRGNNPVREAMHSVFLYYAIQAGMDMAIVNAGMLAVYEEIPKDLLEYVEDVILNRRPDATERLVEFAENIKAGTGDKAEKKEEAWREGTSVEERLSHALVKGIVEYIDQDTEEARVKYGRPLTVIEGPLMDGMKIVGELFGAGKMFLPQVVKSARVMKKSVAYLLPFMEEEKNQAEAAAARPKFLIATVKGDVHDIGKNIVGVVLACNNYEVIDLGVMVPSDKILEEARKHNASIIGLSGLITPSLDEMVHVASEMKRTGFNVPLLIGGATTSSAHTAVKIAPAYDQPVVHVVDASRVVNVVNQLLHPDLNEAYSRKVREDQKAARENYFNTRAERKLVTLEQARENREEIDWATTQIDKPSFTGVRVFDEEVSLETLIPFIDWTPFFTAWELKGRYPAILESETTGKQARELFADAQKLMKTIVDGKLFRTKGVIGIFPANSVGDDIEVYEDEKRSKLLTVFHTLRQQIQKEDETEPNYCLADYVAPKESGRIDYIGGFAVTAGHGVEEFAKEFENNQDDYNSIMAKALGDRFAEAFAEYMHYKVRKEYWGYDKDENLSPEDLIRERYRGIRPAAGYPASPDHTEKRVLFDLLQAEKNTGITLTEHFAMWPASSVSGLYFAHPNSKYFAVAKINRDQVEEYATRKGMSVEAVERWLAPNLAYDPLAVSVAR, encoded by the coding sequence ATGACTTATAAAGTTCAGAACTATACAAATCCGGCCGCTAAGGGAATCCTTTCGCTCATCGAAAAACAAATTCTGGTCATCGACGGCGCGATGGGAACGATGATCCAAAGATTCTCATTGCAAGAGGAGGATTTCAGGGGAGAAATTCTCAAAAACCACGCACATCCTCTGAAAGGGAACAACGAACTTCTGTGTTTGACGAGACCGGACGTGGTCGAAGCGATTCACCTGAAATTTCTCGAAGCGGGCGCGAACATTCTCGAGACCAACACGTTCAGTTCGAATCAGATCTCCCAAGGAGATTATAAAACCGAATTCTTAGTCGCCGATCTGAACAAGGCCGCGGTCGTATGTGCGCGGAACGCGATCGAAAAATTCAAAAAAACGAATCCAAACCAACCTTGTTTTGTTGCGGGAGCGATCGGACCGACGACTAAAACCGCGACACTTTCCCCGGACGTAAACAACCCCGCGTTTCGAGCGGTGACCTTCGACGATTTAGTCGCGACGTTTTACGAACAAGTACGCGCGCTCGTCGAAGCGGGAGTGGATCTTCTTCTTCCTGAAACGAACATCGACACTCTCAACTTAAAAGCGGCGATCTACGCGATCGAACAAGTATTCGAAGATTTGAATGTAAGAATCCCCGTTAGTCTTTCGGTGACGATCACCGACGCTTCGGGAAGAACCCTTTCCGGACAAACCGTGGAAGCGTTCTACAATTCCATCGCACATTGTAATCCTCTTTCCGTGGGAATCAACTGCGCGTTAGGCGCCGATGAAATGCGTCCTTATATCGAGGAACTTGCGAGAGTTTCCTCCTGTTATATCAGCTGTTATCCGAACGCCGGTCTTCCGAACGCGTTCGGCGGTTACGATCAAACTCCGGAAGAATTCGGAAAGTATATTCAAGAATTTGCAAGTTCCGGTTGGTTGAACATCGCGGGCGGTTGTTGCGGAACCACTCCCGAACATATCGCCGAGGCGGCGAAGTCCGTACGCGGTAAAAAGCCGAGAATTCTTCCCCGAATCGAAGAACTCACACGTCTTTCCGGTTTGGAACCTTTGAACGTCACGCCCGATAAGGGATTTTTGCTCGTGGGGGAAAGAACCAACGTAACCGGATCTCCTAAGTTCAAAAAACTCATCATCGAAGGAAACTTCGAGGAAGCGGTTTCCGTAGCCTTACAACAGGTGGAAGCGGGCGCGAATATCATCGACATCAACTTCGACGAAGCGTTGTTAGACGGCGAGGCTTCGATGAGACACTTTTTGAATCTCATCGCGGGCGAACCGGATATCGCAAAGGTTCCGTTTATGATCGATTCTTCCAAATGGAGCGTTTTGGAAGAAGGTCTGAAATGTATTCAGGGAAAACCGATCGTAAACTCCATCTCCTTAAAGGAAGGTGAGGAAAAATTTCTGGAATACGCGAAGAAGATCCAAAGATACGGAGCTTCGGCGATCGTGATGGCCTTCGACGAACAAGGACAAGCCGCGACCAAAGACGACAAGGTTCGAATCTGCAAAAGGGCGTATGATCTTCTCGTAACGAAAGCGAACTTCAGTCCGACCGATATCATCTTCGATCCGAACATTCTCACGGTCGCAACGGGTATCGAAGAACACAACAACTACGCAATGGACTTCATCGAGGCCGTTCGCGAAATCAAAAAGGTTTGCCCGGGCGCCAAGATTTCGGGCGGTTTATCCAACGTATCCTTCTCTTTCCGAGGAAACAATCCCGTACGAGAAGCGATGCACTCCGTATTCTTGTATTACGCGATCCAAGCGGGAATGGACATGGCGATCGTAAACGCGGGGATGCTCGCGGTCTACGAAGAGATCCCGAAAGATCTATTAGAATATGTGGAAGACGTAATCTTAAACAGAAGACCGGACGCGACCGAACGTCTTGTGGAATTCGCCGAGAACATCAAAGCCGGAACCGGAGACAAGGCCGAGAAAAAAGAAGAGGCTTGGAGAGAAGGAACTTCCGTCGAAGAAAGACTTTCACACGCACTCGTAAAAGGAATCGTAGAATACATCGATCAGGATACGGAAGAAGCGCGCGTGAAATACGGACGTCCGTTAACCGTCATCGAAGGTCCTTTGATGGACGGAATGAAAATCGTCGGCGAGTTGTTCGGGGCCGGAAAGATGTTTCTACCGCAGGTCGTCAAAAGCGCGCGCGTGATGAAAAAATCCGTGGCTTATCTTTTACCATTTATGGAAGAGGAAAAAAACCAAGCCGAAGCGGCCGCGGCGCGTCCTAAGTTTTTGATCGCAACGGTAAAGGGAGACGTTCACGATATCGGAAAGAATATCGTAGGCGTCGTTCTCGCGTGCAACAACTACGAAGTGATCGATTTAGGCGTGATGGTTCCATCGGATAAGATTCTCGAGGAAGCAAGGAAGCATAACGCAAGCATTATCGGACTTTCGGGTCTGATCACTCCTTCGCTCGACGAGATGGTGCACGTAGCTTCCGAAATGAAACGAACCGGCTTCAACGTTCCTCTGCTGATCGGGGGCGCGACTACGAGTTCCGCACATACCGCGGTTAAGATCGCGCCCGCCTACGATCAACCGGTCGTTCACGTAGTGGACGCGTCCCGCGTAGTAAACGTGGTCAATCAACTTCTTCATCCCGATTTAAACGAAGCGTATTCCCGGAAAGTCCGCGAAGATCAAAAAGCCGCTCGCGAGAATTATTTCAACACAAGAGCCGAAAGAAAACTGGTTACATTGGAACAAGCGAGGGAGAATCGCGAAGAGATCGATTGGGCGACGACGCAGATCGACAAACCTTCGTTTACCGGAGTTCGCGTTTTCGACGAGGAAGTTTCTTTGGAGACGCTCATTCCTTTTATCGATTGGACGCCGTTCTTCACCGCATGGGAACTCAAAGGAAGATATCCCGCGATTTTAGAAAGCGAAACCACCGGAAAACAAGCGAGAGAACTTTTCGCGGACGCTCAAAAACTGATGAAGACCATCGTGGATGGAAAACTTTTCAGAACCAAGGGTGTGATCGGAATTTTTCCCGCAAACTCGGTCGGAGACGATATCGAAGTTTACGAAGACGAAAAACGTTCCAAACTTCTTACCGTGTTTCATACGTTGCGTCAACAGATTCAGAAAGAGGACGAAACGGAACCTAACTACTGTTTGGCGGACTACGTAGCGCCTAAAGAATCGGGAAGAATCGATTACATCGGCGGATTTGCGGTCACCGCGGGACACGGAGTGGAAGAATTCGCGAAAGAATTCGAAAACAACCAGGACGATTACAACTCGATCATGGCTAAGGCCTTAGGCGATCGTTTCGCGGAAGCCTTTGCGGAATATATGCACTATAAGGTTCGTAAGGAATATTGGGGATATGATAAGGATGAAAATCTTTCACCCGAAGATCTGATCCGCGAACGTTACCGAGGAATTCGTCCCGCTGCAGGTTATCCCGCTTCGCCGGATCATACCGAAAAACGAGTTCTTTTTGATTTGCTCCAAGCGGAAAAGAATACGGGAATCACTCTTACCGAACATTTTGCGATGTGGCCCGCGAGTTCCGTAAGCGGACTTTATTTCGCGCATCCGAATTCGAAGTATTTCGCCGTTGCAAAAATCAACCGAGATCAAGTCGAAGAATACGCGACTCGCAAAGGAATGAGCGTGGAAGCGGTGGAACGTTGGCTCGCCCCGAATCTTGCGTACGATCCTCTTGCGGTTTCCGTGGCTCGATAA